A window of Populus trichocarpa isolate Nisqually-1 chromosome 17, P.trichocarpa_v4.1, whole genome shotgun sequence genomic DNA:
AATGGTGAAGAGACTTTCATGGTGGACAaggtaaaagaaaatatagtcttttttggtctttttttcatttctttgtagTTCTGCCTCTTTAGAGctttaaagttttgattttttgtgtaCTTTGGTTAATCGTTTCCCTCTAATTATCCTGTTTAACTTAATTTAGCCTTTTGTGACTTTGATTAGTTTCTGTATTTACTCAATGTTGTTCACTTCGTATATGTGTTGATCTACTTTCAGCTTGCTTTGTGTTTGCTTTAGTGTATAATTCACAAATTCTAGAATCTTTTTCTCGTGGCTGTTAAATGTGGAAATTGAGTACTTTCAAGGTTTTTGCATGCATTGATTCTCTTGTGGTGATTTTCATTATCATCTGTTTTGCTATATTCCCTCATGATTTCTATGGTTGTACTGCAACTTCTTTAAATTTACGGCTACATTACAGTGTTGTGGGACATGGTTTCTCATACTAGCTTCTTCTCTTCTATTTTGATTACTTGCTAAACACCATACTGCCTAGCTTTGTCTTCTGATTTGGTCCTTATCATTTATTGCTATTGTTATGGTGGTTTAATGTTTCATTCCTTTATTTGTTTGTATTCACTCCTTTTGAGAAGGACTTGCAAGTGGCTTTCATGGCATTTAATATACTGTTTAATACCCTTGTTTGCTGGGTTGCTTGGCAGACATCTTTTCTCTTGATTTGCCCTTGGGCAATTTATTGTCTATAACGACCTCGCACCTTTCTTTTGCAGATTTTTAGCAGTATATGCCACTTTAATCTTCTTTTATGAGTCTTGCTAAATTCAATGAGTTCATTCTTTTGGTGGCTTTTTAAGGCACTGACATGGTCTGTGATGAAAGTAATTGACGCTCGTCTTTAATGCACATTTCCTTAGTCATGACTAGTTAGTTATCTAAACCTGATTGAATCCTTGCTACCTTTTCAATTCATTGAATTAATTAGCTTTCTCAGTGGTAAAAGCAAAGTTTTAGCTCTTCTATGTTTCAGTTCCCGGTAAATTCTGCTACTCTAGTTAGTCCTTCTATGTTCTAGTTTGTCAATGTTTCTTGAATGAATTGGTACTAACTAGTTGTACATTGGTTCGTGTGTAAAGATTTGTATTCTCACTTTGGTTCCTTACAAATATTCGCAGAAGATCATTGCTTCATATTGTGGCAGACTAAGCAAATTATCTGGTAAACCAACAGGTAGTGCAAGAAATTTGAAAGTGATATTCAATGACTTTCCTGGTGGGGCTGAAAGTTTTGAACTCATGTCAAGGTTCTGCTACAATAATGGTAGAACTGCCATAACTCCTTCCAATATTTCTTTCCTACATTCGGCTGCACAGTTCATGGAAATGAACAATTCTGTATCTGGAACTCATAACTTATTGGAAGAGACCGGGAAATCACTTAAAGAGATGAATTACTGGACATGGTCTGAGCTTTTAATCACTACAAAGAAATGCCAAGATTTACTTCCATTTCCTAATTCTACGGGTATCCTTGAAAAATGTGTGGATTCTCTTATTGGAAGGATCACTACTTCTGGTGAGCCTAGTCCGTGTCCATCTACTTCTTCTCCAGACAGCTCTGGAGTTCGGTTGTCATGTGACACTAGAAGCACTGAGAGTTTGAAGAATAGCTTCTCTCGAGCAACCTGGTGGTTTGAGGATCTTTTGGTTTTGAGCACTAATTTGGTTGGAATGGTGTTCAAATCCATGGTCTCACAGAAGTTTGATCATGTTATCATTAGTAGATTTCTCTTTTATTACCAGAAATCAAAGTGCTATACTGGCACGTCTGATGAGAAGCGTAAAGTTGTTGAAACTGTCATAGATATGCTTTATATTCTTAATTGGAACTCTGTTTCATTCAAGAGTTTATTTGGGATTCTTCGAGTTGCTTTGAATTGTAACATAAGAAAATGTAGCAGGACCAAGTTGGAGAGTATGATAGGTTCTCAGATGGATCAAGCAACTCTAGATAATCTGCTAATTCCTTCTCCATATGGGATGAATTACTTGTATAATGTGAATCTTGTTCTAAGGTTCCTGAAAGCTTTTCTGCATGGAGGAATCAGTCAGGTGTTCCCTATACAATTGAGAAAAGTTGCTAGCTTGATGGACTTTTATATAGCAGAAGTAGCCCCAGATCCTTGTCTAAAGCCTTCTAAGTTCTTGGCCCTAGCCATGGCCCTGCCAGATTGTGCCAGAGAATCGTACGATGGAATCTACCGTGCCACTGACATGTATCTAGAGGTAGTCCTTTGATCTCAAACATTTCATGTCATTTGAATTGCCAGTTCTTCAGCTTATTGAATCCTGTATAGGTATATTTCTTTTGGGGATAACATGTGGCATCTTTTACTATGCTGTTGTTAAATGTCAATTTCACTCATGATCTTATGATATAAATTTCATATAGGTGCATACCGGattatcaaaagaagaaaagatgaagaTATGCTGCACATTGAATTACGAGAAGCTCTCAGCTGAAGCTTGCATTCACCTTTCTCAGAACAAAAATTTTCCATCAAAATGTGCAGTCCAAGCTCTCATGTCTCAGCAAGTCAAGCTCAAAAGCTTACTCAAGGCCACTGGCAAAACAAAATGCTATATTGATTCATCTTCTGGTGTAAGTGAAACTGGaagcaagggaaagaaaaatgaaactaGTAAACAAATTGTGCTCTGTGCTGGGAAACTTGACCTTCCAACTGATAATGATAAGCTTAGAGCACATCTGCAAGGAATGCAGTGGAGGGTGACGGAATTGGAGAGAGTTTGCATGAAAATGCAAGCACCGATGacaaaaatcatgaagtcaAGGGTATCAAACCATAGGACTTCCAGATCCTTACCCAGGCTATGTTCGTGATAGGAATTTatgctcaatattaaaatatgtaatatatattttcatttgtatAGTAGCATGgggttctcttttcttttcttttcttttcttttttgtggtgTTTGcagcatttttcttcttcttttctgcaAAGTTAAAGGTGACCAAGTGTATTTTCTTCATGTGGGGGATTCGAGATCTTGGCTGTACAGTTCTCCAGAAAAAAGGCAGAAAACTTTAATGGGTTTTGTTACGAGTAGTCTCTATATATTCTCTGTATTGTTGAGTGGAAAAAAAAGTACGTAAAGGTCAAGTCCATTTCCCAGCCACCCTCACACCGCGACAAACTATAAAGCAAGTTGCCAAATGTGATCTGCAAGAGCATGGAGGGAAATTTTGCGGGGGGAACTCAAAAGCTAAGCTGCCTAAGCATGTTTCATGTTGGGCAATTTAAGCTGGGACTAGTCACATATGTGCTCCTTATGTTCTTCAAATTCAATGGCAAAAGAATTTTCCTTTCTGCCTCCTTTTTGGTCCCTTCTTGAGTTTCGCAAGTTTATGCCAAGCATCCTGGCGTAAAGGCAATGCTGTTGACACTGTAAATCAGTGAAGATGTTTCATGTAAATATTGTTTAATCTCAAAAACATCAGCTTGTCTGGTATGTTC
This region includes:
- the LOC18107021 gene encoding BTB/POZ domain-containing protein At3g22104: MAVCCDLEVDVNGEETFMVDKKIIASYCGRLSKLSGKPTGSARNLKVIFNDFPGGAESFELMSRFCYNNGRTAITPSNISFLHSAAQFMEMNNSVSGTHNLLEETGKSLKEMNYWTWSELLITTKKCQDLLPFPNSTGILEKCVDSLIGRITTSGEPSPCPSTSSPDSSGVRLSCDTRSTESLKNSFSRATWWFEDLLVLSTNLVGMVFKSMVSQKFDHVIISRFLFYYQKSKCYTGTSDEKRKVVETVIDMLYILNWNSVSFKSLFGILRVALNCNIRKCSRTKLESMIGSQMDQATLDNLLIPSPYGMNYLYNVNLVLRFLKAFLHGGISQVFPIQLRKVASLMDFYIAEVAPDPCLKPSKFLALAMALPDCARESYDGIYRATDMYLEVHTGLSKEEKMKICCTLNYEKLSAEACIHLSQNKNFPSKCAVQALMSQQVKLKSLLKATGKTKCYIDSSSGVSETGSKGKKNETSKQIVLCAGKLDLPTDNDKLRAHLQGMQWRVTELERVCMKMQAPMTKIMKSRVSNHRTSRSLPRLCS